The nucleotide sequence CGGTATCGGGCTTGAGCAGGACGAGCGTACGGCTCACGGTACGGGCTCCTTCTTGTGCGGATGCGGGATGCGGGATGCACCCGGCTCAGAGGCTACAGGGCATACCACAGCACCGATTACACAGCGTCAGGCTTTACGGAGGGACCGGTCCCGGCCGCCGTCCGCTCCTCCGCCTGCGCCGCCCAGCGGGCCTTCGCCGCGTCGATCGTGCGTCCGTAATGCACCGAGGCCCACCAGAGCGCGGCGAACGCCGCACCGAGGATGAACATCACCGGCACCACGAAACCGCTCGCGATCAGCGCGATCTGCAGCGCCCAGCCGAGCTGCACCCCGCCGGGACGGCCGAGCATCCCGCACAGCAGGAGCGACAGCAGCATCGCGACACCGCAGATCGTCCAGACCGTCCCCATCGACAGGTCGTCCGACTTCATCGCCACCAGACCGGCGAAACCGATCACGAAGAACTCGGCCAGCAGTGTGGAGGCACAGAGCATACGCATGGACCTCAGCCCCTTCCCAGGAGTAGCCGGGCCTCGCCGACCGTGATCACGGACCCCGTCACCAGGACACCCGCCCCGGCGAACTCGCTCTCCTCCTCGGCGAGCGTGATCGCCGCCTCGAGAGCGTCGTCGAGACGCGCCTCGACCTGCACCCGGTCGTTGCCGAACACCTCGACCGCGATCCCGGCCAGCTCGTCCACGTCCATCGCGCGATGGCTGGAGTTCTGGGTGACGACCAGTTCCTGGCAGATCGGCTCCAGCGCTTCGAGCACGCCGCGCACGTCCTTGCCCTCGCTGGACCCCACCACCCCGATGAGCCTGCTGAAGCCGAACGACTCGCTCAGCCCCTCGGCCGCCGCGCGGGCACCCGCGGGGTTGTGCGCCGCGTCCAGCACCACCGTCGGCGAGCTCCGCACGACCTCAAGACGGCCCGGCGAGGAGACGGAGGCGAACGCCGCCCTGACCGTGTCCATGTCCAGCCGGCCCGACTGCTCGGCGCCGATCCCGAAGAACGCCTCGACCGCGGCGAGCGCCACGGCCGCGTTGTGCGCCTGGTGCGCGCCGTACAGCGGCAGGAACACCTGCTCGTACTCACCGCCGAGGCCGCGCAGGGTCATCAGCTGGCCGCCGACCGCGATCTCCCGGGCCAGCACCCCGAACTCCATGCCCTCGCGGGCGACCTTCGCCTCCACCTCGGTGGCCTTCTTCAGCATCACCTGCGCCGCGTCCACCGGCTGCTGCGCCAGGACGACCGTCGCTCCCGGCTTGATGATCCCGGACTTCTCCACGGCGATCTCGCCCGAGGTACTGCCGAGCCGGTCCGTGTGGTCCAGGTCGATCGGGGTCACCACGGCGACCTGCGCGTCGATCACGTTCGTCGCGTCCCACGTGCCGCCCATGCCGACCTCGACCACGCCGACGTCGACCGGGGCGTCGGCGAAGGCCGCGTACGCCATGCCGGTCAGCACCTCGAAGAACGAGAGCCGGTACTCCTGCTCCGCGTCGACCAGTTCGACGAACGCCTTGATGTCCTCGTACGTCTCGATGAACCGCTCGGCGGAGATCGGGGCGCCGTCCAGGCTGATCCGCTCGGTGATCGACTGGACGTGCGGGCTGGTGTAACGCCCGGTGCGCAGCTCGAAGGCGCCGAGCAGCGCCTCGATCATGCGGGCGGTCGACGTCTTGCCGTTGGTGCCGGTGATGTGGATGGTCGGGTAGGCGCGCTGGGGGTCACCCAGGACGTCCACCAGCTTCTCGATCCTGACCAGCGAGGGGTCGAGCTTCGTCTCGCCCCAGCGCCCCGCGAGCTCCTGCTCGACGGCGCGCAGCGCCTTGTCCACCTCGGGGTCGGCGGGCCGGGCCGGCAGGCCCTCGTCCTGCCGCGGCTTCGCCTGGGCGCGCAGGGTGCGGCTGCCTGCCTCGATCACGGCGAGGTCGGGGTCGCGGGTCGTCTCGGCATGGACGATGTCGTCGAATTCTTCGTCGGGCTGGTCGGGCTGGTCGTCGCTCACACGACCAGTCTACGGAGCGGCAGGAGCGCCGGACGCCCCGGCGGTGGGCCGGGGCGTCCGGGTGCGGCGTCAGTCGTTCGGGTCAGCTCTCGGGCAGGCCCGCGATCTGTGCGGTGAGGCGGGCGATGTCCGCCTCGGCCTTGGTCAGCCGGCCGCGGATCTTGTCCACGACGTTGTCGGGGGCCTTCGCCATGAACGCCTCGTTGGCGAGCTTGGCCGTCGCCTGCGCCTTCTCCTTCTCCGCGTTGCCGAGGTCCTTCGTCAGCCGCTTGCGCTCCGCCTCGACGTCGATCGTCCCCGACAGGTCGAGGGCCACGGTGGCACCGGCGACCGGCAGGGTCGCCGTCGCGTGGAAGCCCTCGCCCTCGGGCTGGAGGCGCAGCACCTGGCGGATGGCCGCCTCGTGCGCCGCCAGGTCCGTACCGGACAGGTCGAGCCGGGCCGGGACCTTCTGGCCCTGCTGGAGACCCTGGTCGGCCCGGAAGCGGCGGACCTCCGTGACGACCTGCTGGAGGTTGCCGATCTCGCGTTCGGCCGCCTCGTCACGGAAGCCGCTGTCGACCGGCCAGTCGGCGATGACCACGGACTCCTTGCCGGTGAGCGTGGTCCACAGCGTCTCGGTGACGAACGGGACGACCGGGTGCAGCAGCCGCAGCGTGACGTCGAGGACCTCGCCGAGGACCCGTCCGGAGACCTTGGCCTGCTCGCCGCCGGCGAAGAACGTCGTCTTGGACAGCTCGACGTACCAGTCGAAGACCTCGTCCCACGCGAAGTGGAAGAGCGCGTCGGACAGCTTGGCGAACTGGTAGTCGTCGTAGAACGCGTCGACCTCCGCGACCGTGGCGTTGAGCCGCGAAAGGATCCAGCGGTCCGTGGCGGACTGCTCGGCGACGGGGGGCAGGTCGCCCTCGACCGTGGCGCCGTTCATCATGGCGAACCGGGTGGCGTTCCAGATCTTGTTCGCGAAGTTCCGCGAACCCTGGACCCAGTCCTCGCCGATCGGGACGTCGACACCGGGGTTGGCACCGCGCGCGAGCGTGAAACGCACCGCGTCGGAGCCGTACTTGTCCATCCAGTCCAGCGGATTGACCGCGTTGCCGAAGGACTTCGACATCTTCTTGCCGAACTGGTCACGGACCATGCCGTGCAGGGCGATGGTGTGGAACGGCGGGGTGCCGTCCATGGCGTACAGACCGAACATCATCATCCGGGCGACCCAGAAGAACAGGATGTCGTAGCCGGTGACGAGGACCGAGTTCGGATAGAACTTCTCCAGGCTCGGGGTCTGTTCGGGCCAGCCGAGGGTCGAGAAGGGCCAGAGCCCGGACGAGAACCAGGTGTCGAGGACGTCGGTGTCCTGGTACCAGCCCTCGCCCGTGGGCGCCTCGTCGTCGGGTCCGACACAGACGCTCTCGCCGTTCGGGCCGTGCCAGACAGGGATGCGGTGGCCCCACCACAACTGCCGTGAGATGCACCAGTCGTTGAGGTTGTCGACCCAGCCGAAGTACCGGGGCTCCATCTCCTTCGGGTGGATCGTGACCCG is from Streptomyces sp. NBC_00370 and encodes:
- a CDS encoding DUF4233 domain-containing protein yields the protein MRMLCASTLLAEFFVIGFAGLVAMKSDDLSMGTVWTICGVAMLLSLLLCGMLGRPGGVQLGWALQIALIASGFVVPVMFILGAAFAALWWASVHYGRTIDAAKARWAAQAEERTAAGTGPSVKPDAV
- the folC gene encoding bifunctional tetrahydrofolate synthase/dihydrofolate synthase, which translates into the protein MSDDQPDQPDEEFDDIVHAETTRDPDLAVIEAGSRTLRAQAKPRQDEGLPARPADPEVDKALRAVEQELAGRWGETKLDPSLVRIEKLVDVLGDPQRAYPTIHITGTNGKTSTARMIEALLGAFELRTGRYTSPHVQSITERISLDGAPISAERFIETYEDIKAFVELVDAEQEYRLSFFEVLTGMAYAAFADAPVDVGVVEVGMGGTWDATNVIDAQVAVVTPIDLDHTDRLGSTSGEIAVEKSGIIKPGATVVLAQQPVDAAQVMLKKATEVEAKVAREGMEFGVLAREIAVGGQLMTLRGLGGEYEQVFLPLYGAHQAHNAAVALAAVEAFFGIGAEQSGRLDMDTVRAAFASVSSPGRLEVVRSSPTVVLDAAHNPAGARAAAEGLSESFGFSRLIGVVGSSEGKDVRGVLEALEPICQELVVTQNSSHRAMDVDELAGIAVEVFGNDRVQVEARLDDALEAAITLAEEESEFAGAGVLVTGSVITVGEARLLLGRG
- a CDS encoding valine--tRNA ligase; protein product: MTENSQAQPASNPELPTQYAPAEVEGKLYERWVERGYFEADEKSDKQPYTIVIPPPNVTGSLHLGHAFEHTIIDALTRRKRMQGYETLWQPGMDHAGIATQNVVERELAKDGKSRQDLGREAFVERVWQWKEESGGQISGQMRRLGDGVAWSRERFTMDEGLSKAVQTIFKKLYDDELIYRAERIINWCPRCLTAISDIEVEYQDDDGELVSLKYGEGDETVVVATTRVETMLGDTAVAVHPDDARYAHLIGKQIKLPLTNRSIPVVADEHVDPEFGTGAVKVTPAHDPNDFAIGQRHGLETLTIMDERAVITAPGPFEGLDRFEARSAIVEAMRADGRVVAEKRPYVHSVGHCSRCKTTIEPRLSLQWWVKVGPLAQAAGDAVRDGRVTIHPKEMEPRYFGWVDNLNDWCISRQLWWGHRIPVWHGPNGESVCVGPDDEAPTGEGWYQDTDVLDTWFSSGLWPFSTLGWPEQTPSLEKFYPNSVLVTGYDILFFWVARMMMFGLYAMDGTPPFHTIALHGMVRDQFGKKMSKSFGNAVNPLDWMDKYGSDAVRFTLARGANPGVDVPIGEDWVQGSRNFANKIWNATRFAMMNGATVEGDLPPVAEQSATDRWILSRLNATVAEVDAFYDDYQFAKLSDALFHFAWDEVFDWYVELSKTTFFAGGEQAKVSGRVLGEVLDVTLRLLHPVVPFVTETLWTTLTGKESVVIADWPVDSGFRDEAAEREIGNLQQVVTEVRRFRADQGLQQGQKVPARLDLSGTDLAAHEAAIRQVLRLQPEGEGFHATATLPVAGATVALDLSGTIDVEAERKRLTKDLGNAEKEKAQATAKLANEAFMAKAPDNVVDKIRGRLTKAEADIARLTAQIAGLPES